A region from the uncultured Stenotrophomonas sp. genome encodes:
- the tal gene encoding Transaldolase, whose product MPSSKLAQLRELSVVVADTGDYDAIKRLRPVDCTTNPTLVKKALDLPVYADLIARELEWGRAQGGDRQEVAKAVVDRLTVGVGTMLAELVPGRVSTEVDADQAHDTAATIAKARQFIAMYEAAGVPRSKVLIKIAATWAGVEATRVLQAEGIDCNLTLIFNPTQALACSEAGAFLISPFVGRILDWYVANGQVPATIDEDPGVKFVRGVYAEFKRRGSPTVVMGASFRSTAQIEALAGCDRLTISPDLLEKLDADVGELPRKLVAGAAGTVDAAPIDEARFDADMAADPMATEKLATGIDAFAKDLQALRQRIAEALA is encoded by the coding sequence ATGCCCTCCTCCAAGCTTGCCCAGCTGCGCGAACTGTCCGTCGTCGTCGCCGATACCGGTGACTACGACGCCATCAAGCGCCTGCGTCCGGTCGATTGCACCACCAACCCGACGCTGGTGAAGAAAGCGCTCGATCTGCCGGTCTATGCCGACCTGATCGCACGCGAGCTGGAGTGGGGCCGCGCCCAGGGCGGCGACAGGCAGGAGGTCGCCAAGGCCGTGGTCGACCGCCTGACCGTGGGCGTGGGCACGATGCTGGCCGAACTGGTGCCCGGCCGCGTGTCCACCGAGGTCGATGCCGACCAGGCCCACGACACCGCCGCCACCATCGCCAAGGCACGCCAGTTCATCGCCATGTACGAAGCGGCCGGCGTGCCGCGCAGCAAGGTGCTGATCAAGATCGCCGCCACCTGGGCCGGCGTGGAAGCCACCCGCGTGCTGCAGGCCGAGGGCATCGACTGCAACCTGACCCTGATCTTCAACCCGACCCAGGCGCTGGCCTGTTCGGAAGCCGGCGCGTTCCTGATCTCGCCGTTCGTCGGCCGCATCCTCGACTGGTACGTCGCCAACGGGCAGGTGCCGGCGACCATCGACGAGGACCCCGGCGTGAAGTTCGTGCGCGGCGTGTATGCCGAGTTCAAGCGCCGCGGCTCGCCGACGGTGGTGATGGGCGCCTCGTTCCGCTCCACCGCGCAGATCGAGGCGCTGGCCGGCTGCGACCGCCTGACCATCTCGCCGGACCTGCTGGAAAAGCTCGACGCCGACGTCGGCGAACTGCCGCGCAAGCTGGTGGCCGGCGCCGCCGGGACAGTGGATGCGGCGCCGATCGACGAAGCCCGCTTCGACGCCGACATGGCCGCCGACCCGATGGCGACCGAGAAACTGGCCACCGGCATCGACGCCTTCGCCAAGGACCTGCAGGCCCTGCGCCAACGCATCGCCGAGGCCCTGGCCTGA
- the msrA gene encoding methionine sulfoxide reductase A (Evidence 2a : Function of homologous gene experimentally demonstrated in an other organism; PubMedId : 10964927, 11080639, 11677230, 1386361, 7836279; Product type e : enzyme): MLGIGAFKQRLPRPEEALPGRDTPLPLHNVHHVNGQPLRGDFAGLEVLDVGMGCFWGAERKFWQLPGVVSTAVGYQGGITPNPTYEEACSGLTGHAEVVRVVFDPARVSLETVLRTFWESHDPTQGMRQGNDTGTQYRSAIYCHSQAQYDAAIASGEAYQQQLSAAGYGKITTEIVFPAPPFHYAEDYHQQYLAKNPNGYCGIGGTGVSCPLGLGQL; this comes from the coding sequence ATGTTGGGAATCGGCGCATTCAAGCAGCGCCTGCCGCGGCCGGAGGAAGCGCTGCCGGGGCGGGATACGCCGCTGCCGCTGCACAACGTGCATCACGTCAATGGCCAGCCGCTGCGCGGCGATTTCGCCGGGCTGGAGGTGCTGGACGTGGGCATGGGCTGTTTCTGGGGCGCCGAGCGCAAGTTCTGGCAGTTGCCGGGCGTGGTCAGTACCGCGGTCGGTTACCAGGGCGGCATCACCCCCAACCCGACCTACGAGGAAGCCTGCTCCGGGCTGACCGGCCATGCCGAAGTGGTGCGGGTGGTGTTCGACCCGGCGCGGGTGTCGCTGGAGACGGTGCTGCGCACGTTCTGGGAGAGCCACGACCCCACCCAGGGCATGCGCCAGGGCAACGACACCGGCACCCAGTACCGCTCGGCGATTTACTGCCATTCGCAGGCGCAGTACGACGCGGCCATCGCCAGCGGCGAGGCCTACCAGCAGCAGTTGAGCGCTGCCGGCTACGGCAAGATCACCACCGAAATCGTGTTCCCGGCGCCGCCGTTCCATTACGCCGAGGATTACCACCAGCAGTATCTGGCGAAGAATCCGAACGGTTATTGCGGCATCGGCGGCACCGGCGTGAGCTGCCCGCTGGGGCTGGGGCAGCTGTAG
- a CDS encoding conserved hypothetical protein (Evidence 4 : Homologs of previously reported genes of unknown function) encodes MQLVYQAENLFDAHLVKHALENAGIPAFVLGESLLGAGGELPLFGLLRVCVPDSAKAEADAIVAALALGEGAAAPILDDDETPGLLPA; translated from the coding sequence ATGCAGCTGGTCTACCAGGCGGAAAACCTGTTCGATGCGCATCTGGTCAAGCATGCGCTGGAAAACGCCGGCATCCCGGCCTTCGTGCTTGGCGAATCGTTGCTGGGCGCCGGCGGCGAGCTGCCGTTGTTCGGCCTGTTGCGGGTCTGCGTGCCCGACAGCGCCAAGGCGGAAGCCGACGCGATTGTGGCCGCGCTGGCCTTGGGCGAGGGTGCCGCCGCCCCCATTCTCGATGACGACGAAACGCCGGGTTTGCTGCCGGCCTGA
- the gst gene encoding Glutathione transferase, whose translation MNRPVLVIGNKNYSSWSLRPWLLLRHFGVDFEEIRLLLDTPGFAAEVLRHSPTGKVPALHDGEVAVWDSLAICEYANERWLDGRGWPDDLRQRALARAAAAEMHSGFTALRTQLPMNSRRRPDGYRWDATAQHDIDRVQALWRQLRHDHGAGDDFLFGRFGIVDAMFAPVAVRFDGYGVAVDDTAAAYLQALFALPAMREWRQAAAQESEHVAATDALCRPL comes from the coding sequence ATGAATCGTCCGGTATTGGTGATCGGCAACAAGAACTACTCGTCCTGGTCGTTGCGGCCGTGGCTGCTGCTGCGGCATTTCGGCGTGGATTTCGAGGAAATCCGGCTGCTGCTGGACACCCCCGGCTTCGCCGCCGAGGTGCTGCGCCATTCACCTACCGGCAAGGTGCCGGCGCTGCATGACGGCGAGGTGGCGGTCTGGGATTCGCTGGCGATCTGCGAATACGCCAACGAGCGCTGGCTGGACGGACGCGGCTGGCCGGACGACCTGCGGCAGCGGGCGCTGGCCCGCGCGGCCGCGGCGGAAATGCATTCGGGCTTCACCGCGCTGCGCACGCAGCTGCCGATGAACAGCCGCCGCCGCCCCGACGGCTACCGCTGGGACGCCACCGCGCAGCATGACATCGACCGGGTGCAGGCGCTGTGGCGCCAGCTGCGCCACGACCACGGCGCCGGCGATGACTTCCTGTTCGGCCGGTTCGGTATCGTCGATGCGATGTTCGCGCCGGTGGCGGTCCGCTTCGACGGCTACGGCGTGGCCGTGGACGACACCGCCGCCGCCTACCTGCAGGCACTGTTCGCGCTGCCGGCCATGCGCGAGTGGCGGCAGGCGGCGGCACAGGAAAGCGAGCACGTCGCCGCCACCGACGCACTGTGCCGGCCGCTCTGA
- the glnS gene encoding glutamyl-tRNA synthetase (Evidence 2a : Function of homologous gene experimentally demonstrated in an other organism; PubMedId : 10860750, 1857417, 2464170, 2479982, 6288695, 6389180, 6749844, 9298646, 9562563; Product type e : enzyme), whose protein sequence is MSENTPAAAEKRDFIRQIVRDDLASGKHTAIKTRFPPEPNGYLHIGHAKSICLNFGIAGEFGGVCNLRFDDTNPAREDPEYVAAIQDDVRWLGFAWNELRHASDYFEAYYLGAEKLIREGKAYVCDLSAEEVRAYRGTLTEPGRPSPWRERSVEENLDLFRRMRAGEFPDGARTLRAKIDMASGNINLRDPAIYRIKHVEHQNTGNAWPIYPMYDYAHALGDSLEGITHSLCTLEFEDHRPLYDWCVDNVDFAHDDTLTQPLADKGLPREAAKPRQIEFSRLNINYTVMSKRKLMALVTEQLVDGWDDPRMPTLQGLRRRGYTPAAMRLFAERVGISKQNSLIDFSVLEGALREDLDSAAPRRMAVVAPLKFVLANLPEGHEETLTFSNHPKDESFGERQVPFSRELWIEREDFAEVPPKGWKRLVPGGEVRLRGAGIARVDEVVKNAAGEIVELRGWLDPESRPGMEGANRKVKGTIHWVSAKHAVEAEIRLYDRLFSVENPDDESEGKTYRDYLNPESRTVVTGYVEPAAASAVPEQSFQFERTGYFVADRRDHTADKPVFNRSVTLRDTWAG, encoded by the coding sequence ATGTCCGAGAACACGCCTGCTGCCGCCGAAAAGCGGGATTTCATCCGCCAGATCGTCCGTGACGACCTGGCCAGCGGCAAACACACCGCGATCAAGACCCGCTTCCCGCCCGAACCAAACGGCTACCTGCACATCGGCCATGCCAAGTCGATCTGCCTGAACTTCGGCATCGCCGGCGAGTTCGGCGGCGTCTGCAACCTGCGCTTCGACGACACCAACCCGGCCAGGGAAGACCCCGAGTACGTGGCCGCGATCCAGGACGACGTGCGCTGGCTGGGCTTTGCGTGGAACGAGCTGCGCCACGCCTCGGACTACTTCGAAGCCTATTACCTCGGCGCCGAGAAGCTGATCCGCGAGGGCAAAGCCTATGTCTGCGACCTGAGTGCCGAGGAAGTGCGCGCCTACCGCGGCACCCTGACCGAGCCGGGCCGCCCGTCGCCGTGGCGCGAGCGCAGCGTCGAGGAAAACCTCGACCTGTTCCGGCGCATGCGTGCCGGCGAATTCCCCGACGGCGCCCGCACCCTGCGCGCGAAGATCGACATGGCCAGCGGCAACATCAACCTGCGCGACCCGGCGATCTACCGGATCAAGCACGTCGAGCACCAGAACACCGGCAACGCCTGGCCGATCTACCCGATGTACGACTACGCGCACGCGCTGGGCGATTCGCTGGAAGGCATCACCCACTCGCTGTGCACGCTGGAGTTCGAGGACCACCGCCCGCTGTACGACTGGTGCGTGGACAACGTCGATTTCGCCCACGACGACACCCTGACCCAGCCGCTGGCCGACAAGGGCCTGCCGCGCGAGGCGGCCAAGCCGCGCCAGATCGAGTTCTCGCGGCTGAACATCAACTACACGGTGATGAGCAAGCGCAAGCTGATGGCGCTGGTCACCGAGCAACTGGTGGATGGCTGGGACGACCCGCGCATGCCGACCCTGCAGGGCCTGCGCCGGCGCGGCTACACCCCGGCGGCGATGCGTCTGTTCGCCGAGCGCGTGGGCATCTCCAAGCAGAACTCGCTGATCGACTTCAGCGTGCTGGAAGGCGCGCTGCGCGAGGACCTGGACAGCGCCGCACCGCGGCGGATGGCGGTGGTCGCGCCGTTGAAGTTCGTGCTGGCCAACCTGCCGGAAGGCCATGAGGAAACGCTGACCTTCAGCAACCACCCGAAGGACGAATCCTTCGGCGAGCGGCAGGTGCCGTTCTCGCGCGAGCTGTGGATCGAGCGCGAGGATTTCGCCGAAGTGCCGCCCAAGGGCTGGAAGCGGCTGGTGCCGGGCGGCGAAGTGCGCCTGCGCGGCGCCGGCATCGCCCGTGTCGACGAAGTGGTGAAGAACGCCGCCGGCGAGATCGTCGAGCTGCGCGGCTGGCTGGACCCGGAATCGCGCCCGGGCATGGAAGGCGCCAACCGCAAGGTCAAGGGCACCATCCACTGGGTCAGTGCCAAACATGCAGTGGAAGCGGAAATCCGCCTGTACGACCGCCTGTTCTCGGTGGAAAACCCGGACGACGAATCCGAAGGCAAGACCTACCGCGACTACCTGAATCCGGAATCGCGCACCGTCGTCACCGGCTACGTCGAACCGGCCGCGGCCAGCGCCGTGCCGGAGCAGTCGTTCCAGTTCGAGCGCACCGGCTACTTCGTCGCCGACCGCCGCGACCACACGGCCGACAAGCCGGTGTTCAACCGCAGCGTGACCCTGCGCGACACCTGGGCCGGCTGA
- a CDS encoding Zinc-binding CMP/dCMP deaminase, which yields MLYAQVHLTLPAWIHEVVDTSRTYPGDEAKVALAIELSRLNVEAETGGPFGAVVFGPGDRIIAAAVNRVVPHCTSLAHAENMAYMLAQQRLQSPRLNDALSPVTLATSSQPCCQCFGATIWAGIDRLLIGASAADVEELTAFDEGPLPADWVGELNRRGIEVVQGLHRDAARAVLHRYGQSDGARY from the coding sequence ATGCTCTACGCCCAAGTCCACCTCACCCTGCCGGCCTGGATCCACGAAGTGGTCGATACCAGCCGCACCTATCCGGGCGACGAGGCCAAGGTCGCGCTGGCGATCGAGCTGTCGCGGCTGAACGTCGAGGCGGAGACGGGCGGCCCGTTCGGCGCGGTGGTGTTCGGCCCCGGCGACCGCATCATCGCCGCGGCGGTCAACCGCGTGGTGCCGCACTGCACCTCGCTGGCGCATGCCGAGAACATGGCCTACATGCTGGCCCAGCAGCGGCTGCAGAGCCCGCGCCTGAACGACGCACTGTCGCCGGTGACCCTGGCCACCTCCTCGCAGCCGTGCTGCCAGTGCTTCGGCGCGACGATCTGGGCCGGCATCGACCGCCTGTTGATCGGCGCCAGCGCCGCCGACGTGGAAGAACTGACCGCATTCGACGAAGGCCCGCTGCCCGCGGATTGGGTCGGCGAACTGAACCGGCGCGGCATCGAAGTGGTGCAGGGCCTGCACCGCGACGCTGCCCGCGCGGTGCTGCACCGCTACGGCCAGAGCGACGGCGCGCGGTATTGA
- the rlmM gene encoding Ribosomal RNA large subunit methyltransferase M has protein sequence MTGLLCYCRQGFEPELAAELTERAALAGVAGYARTQRNDGYVVFASDDGAMLDRRLPWRELIFARQKLRLLAELPQLDPADRISPIIDALQGQPRFGDLWVEHPDSDAGKPLAGLARSFGNALRPALRKAGLLADKANDKLPRLHVVFVDGTHAFLGVADTRDSAPWPLGIPRLKLLPDAPSRSALKLDEALLTLLAPEEREALVKPGMRAADLGAAPGGWTWVLTRQHLRVSSIDNGPLRQHVLDTGLVEHLRADGFHWQPEAPLDWMVCDMVEQPRRVAERMATWLREGWCRHAIFNLKLPMKKRWDETRLCLDLFAAQAGKPLTIRAKQLYHDREEITVLATPMRG, from the coding sequence ATGACCGGCCTGCTCTGCTACTGCCGCCAAGGCTTCGAGCCGGAACTGGCCGCCGAACTGACCGAGCGCGCCGCCCTGGCCGGCGTCGCCGGCTATGCGCGCACGCAACGCAACGACGGCTACGTGGTCTTCGCCAGCGATGACGGCGCCATGCTCGACCGCAGACTGCCGTGGCGCGAACTGATCTTCGCCCGGCAGAAACTGCGCCTGCTGGCCGAGTTGCCGCAGCTGGACCCGGCCGACCGCATCAGCCCGATCATCGATGCCCTGCAGGGCCAGCCGCGTTTCGGCGACCTGTGGGTGGAACACCCGGATTCGGACGCCGGCAAGCCGCTGGCCGGGCTGGCGCGCAGCTTCGGCAACGCGCTGCGCCCGGCACTGCGCAAGGCCGGGCTGCTGGCCGACAAGGCCAACGACAAGTTGCCGCGCCTGCACGTGGTGTTCGTCGATGGCACCCACGCCTTCCTCGGTGTCGCCGACACCCGCGACAGCGCACCGTGGCCGCTGGGCATTCCGCGCCTGAAGCTGCTGCCCGACGCCCCCTCGCGCTCGGCACTGAAGCTGGACGAAGCGCTGCTGACCCTGCTCGCGCCCGAAGAACGCGAAGCGCTGGTCAAGCCCGGCATGCGCGCGGCCGACCTTGGCGCCGCGCCCGGCGGCTGGACCTGGGTGCTGACCCGCCAGCATCTGCGCGTGAGCAGCATCGACAATGGCCCGCTGCGCCAGCACGTGCTCGACACCGGGCTGGTCGAGCACCTGCGTGCCGACGGTTTCCACTGGCAACCGGAAGCGCCGTTGGACTGGATGGTCTGCGACATGGTCGAGCAACCACGGCGCGTGGCCGAGCGCATGGCAACGTGGCTGCGCGAGGGCTGGTGCCGGCACGCCATCTTCAACCTCAAGCTGCCGATGAAGAAGCGCTGGGACGAAACCCGCCTGTGCCTGGACCTGTTCGCCGCACAGGCCGGCAAGCCGCTGACCATCCGCGCCAAGCAGCTGTACCACGACCGCGAGGAGATCACCGTGCTGGCCACGCCGATGCGCGGTTGA
- a CDS encoding Gluconolactonase — protein sequence MGTFTTGIEGPATGPDGALYVVSFGKDGTIGRVDENGKAALFVTLPAGSVGNGIRFAADGAMFVADYAGHNILRIDPATRAISVFAHLPGAHQPNDIALAPDGTLYASDPDWANPDNGQLWRIDRDGGVHRLESGMGTTNGVEVSPDGRRLYVNESVQRNVWAYDRDEAGALSNKRLLIRFDDHGLDGMRCDADGNLYIARYDAGVVAIVSPAGELLREVRLKGRKPTNVAFGGDDGRQVFVTLQDRGAVETFRADRPGREYGQRPAAGQ from the coding sequence GTGGGCACCTTCACCACCGGCATCGAAGGCCCGGCCACCGGCCCGGACGGCGCGCTGTACGTGGTCAGCTTCGGCAAGGACGGCACCATCGGCCGCGTCGACGAGAACGGCAAGGCGGCACTGTTCGTCACCCTGCCCGCAGGCAGCGTCGGCAATGGCATCCGCTTCGCCGCCGATGGCGCGATGTTCGTCGCCGACTATGCCGGCCACAACATCCTGCGCATCGACCCGGCCACCCGCGCCATCTCGGTATTCGCGCACCTGCCCGGTGCGCACCAGCCCAACGACATCGCGCTGGCGCCGGACGGCACGCTCTACGCCAGCGACCCGGACTGGGCCAACCCGGACAACGGCCAGCTGTGGCGCATCGACCGCGACGGCGGCGTGCACCGGCTCGAATCGGGCATGGGCACCACCAACGGCGTCGAGGTCAGCCCGGATGGCCGCCGCCTGTACGTCAACGAGAGCGTGCAGCGCAACGTGTGGGCCTATGACCGCGACGAAGCCGGCGCGCTGTCGAACAAGCGCCTGCTGATCCGCTTCGACGACCACGGCCTGGACGGCATGCGCTGCGACGCCGACGGCAACCTCTACATCGCCCGCTACGACGCCGGCGTGGTCGCCATCGTTTCGCCGGCCGGCGAACTGCTGCGCGAGGTGCGGCTCAAGGGCCGCAAGCCGACCAACGTCGCCTTCGGCGGCGACGACGGGCGGCAGGTGTTCGTGACCCTGCAGGACCGCGGTGCCGTCGAGACCTTCCGCGCCGACCGTCCCGGCCGTGAATACGGGCAGCGCCCCGCCGCCGGCCAGTGA
- a CDS encoding conserved hypothetical protein (Evidence 4 : Homologs of previously reported genes of unknown function) has product MHAIELKDPAGFGNEFLRLTLLQGFQSLTKRDLELLIFVLLERDGAIDRGASNATVALQLRVTPAKIKGLRRDGYARWRALVPEDGEAALQRIAATMLTEANLRSGAKHVSERSRREGFLAIRIEHPDDAQRFEQAILEVGALPVYERNREVVAVRFDTLLKIAERWGYLQPDPQATVAALKKLAPASQEVADLLKKDVTQLRWDDVRGALNSLGAKAVGSTVEGGLKGLLKLVFPFIPG; this is encoded by the coding sequence ATGCACGCCATCGAACTGAAAGACCCGGCCGGCTTCGGCAACGAATTCCTGCGCCTGACCCTGCTGCAGGGTTTCCAGTCGTTGACCAAGCGCGACCTGGAACTGCTGATCTTCGTGCTGCTCGAACGCGACGGCGCCATCGACCGCGGCGCCTCCAACGCCACGGTGGCGCTGCAGCTGCGGGTGACGCCGGCAAAGATCAAGGGCCTGCGCCGCGACGGCTACGCCCGCTGGCGCGCGCTGGTGCCCGAGGACGGCGAGGCCGCCCTGCAACGCATTGCCGCCACCATGCTGACCGAGGCCAACCTGCGCTCGGGGGCCAAGCACGTGAGCGAACGCAGCCGCAGGGAAGGCTTCCTGGCCATCCGCATCGAGCACCCCGACGACGCGCAGCGTTTCGAGCAGGCCATCCTCGAGGTGGGCGCGCTGCCGGTGTACGAGCGCAACCGCGAGGTGGTGGCAGTGCGTTTCGACACGCTGCTGAAGATCGCCGAGCGCTGGGGCTACCTGCAACCGGACCCGCAGGCGACGGTGGCGGCATTGAAGAAGCTGGCCCCCGCCTCGCAGGAGGTGGCCGACCTGCTGAAGAAGGACGTCACCCAGCTGCGCTGGGACGACGTGCGCGGCGCGCTCAACAGCCTCGGCGCCAAGGCGGTCGGCTCCACCGTCGAAGGTGGGTTGAAGGGGCTGCTGAAGCTGGTCTTCCCCTTCATCCCGGGCTGA
- a CDS encoding exported hypothetical protein (Evidence 5 : No homology to any previously reported sequences): protein MNAIRPALLLGLAALPWNDCAAQAVSSPLVQAPVAPGLGAARAQLRRHAGRGAVMHRHGVVVQAPVAVREQPLASGAVTHQVQLPAEPGQAAVVVRSIQPDNVAGNYRIDFDALDVDGDGFIGRDEAQANPALADEFDSLDTARRGKLAREQLAGWL, encoded by the coding sequence ATGAACGCAATCCGCCCCGCCCTGCTGCTTGGCCTTGCCGCCCTGCCGTGGAACGACTGCGCCGCGCAGGCCGTCAGTTCGCCGCTGGTGCAGGCGCCGGTGGCCCCGGGCCTGGGGGCTGCAAGGGCACAGCTGCGCCGCCATGCCGGGCGCGGCGCGGTAATGCACCGCCATGGTGTGGTGGTGCAGGCGCCGGTGGCCGTGCGCGAGCAGCCGCTGGCCAGCGGCGCGGTCACCCACCAGGTGCAGCTGCCGGCCGAGCCGGGGCAGGCCGCGGTGGTGGTGCGTTCGATCCAGCCGGACAACGTGGCCGGCAACTACCGCATCGACTTCGACGCGCTCGACGTCGATGGCGATGGCTTCATCGGCCGTGACGAAGCACAGGCCAACCCGGCGCTGGCCGACGAGTTCGATTCGCTCGATACCGCCCGGCGCGGCAAGCTCGCGCGCGAGCAACTGGCCGGCTGGCTGTAG
- the visC gene encoding VisC protein has protein sequence MSRRGMLDAVVAGGGVVGTACALALAREGLQVALVEGREPAPWSAQKPDLRVFAFAHDNAALLEALGVWPQVAQARARPYLRMRVWDAAGGGELAFDADTLGRRELGWIVENGLLVDRLWAALAPAGVRVLCPARVEEMEQDERGVRLRLDDGRRVEAAVAIAADGGESTLRTLAGLEVARHDYGQRGVVGYVESERPNEDTAWQRFLDTGPLAVLPFDRYRSSIVWTLPDAEAERVLALDDETFGRELTNAFAGRLGAMRPVSPRAAFPLRRQLANDYLAGRVLVLGDAAHVVHPLAGQGVNLGLRDVAALRALLRDAQQRRVDWSAPHRLRRWARSRRSENTVAAYGFDAINRLFSNDEMHLTLARGALLGLAGRMPPLLSLFWKRASGL, from the coding sequence ATGAGCCGTCGTGGAATGCTGGATGCAGTGGTGGCCGGCGGTGGCGTGGTCGGCACCGCCTGCGCGTTGGCGCTGGCGCGGGAAGGCCTGCAGGTGGCGCTGGTGGAAGGGCGCGAGCCGGCGCCGTGGTCGGCGCAGAAGCCGGACCTGCGCGTATTCGCCTTCGCCCATGACAACGCCGCGCTGCTGGAGGCGCTGGGCGTGTGGCCGCAGGTCGCGCAGGCGCGGGCGCGGCCCTACCTGCGCATGCGGGTGTGGGACGCAGCCGGCGGCGGCGAGCTGGCGTTCGACGCCGATACCCTGGGCCGGCGTGAGCTGGGCTGGATCGTCGAGAACGGGTTGCTGGTCGACCGCCTGTGGGCGGCGCTGGCGCCAGCCGGCGTGCGGGTGCTGTGCCCGGCGCGGGTGGAGGAAATGGAGCAGGATGAGCGCGGTGTGCGTCTGCGGCTGGACGATGGCCGCCGCGTCGAGGCGGCCGTGGCCATCGCCGCCGACGGCGGCGAATCCACCCTGCGTACGCTGGCCGGGCTGGAGGTCGCGCGCCACGACTACGGCCAGCGCGGCGTGGTCGGTTATGTCGAAAGCGAACGGCCGAACGAGGACACCGCCTGGCAGCGCTTCCTCGACACCGGCCCGCTGGCGGTACTGCCGTTCGACCGGTACCGCAGTTCCATCGTCTGGACCCTGCCCGACGCCGAGGCCGAGCGCGTGCTGGCGCTGGACGATGAAACCTTCGGCCGCGAGCTGACCAATGCCTTCGCCGGCCGCCTCGGCGCGATGCGCCCGGTGTCGCCGCGCGCGGCGTTCCCGCTGCGCCGGCAGCTGGCGAACGATTACCTCGCCGGCCGCGTGCTGGTGCTGGGTGATGCCGCGCATGTGGTGCATCCGCTGGCCGGGCAGGGCGTCAACCTCGGCCTGCGCGATGTCGCCGCGCTGCGTGCGCTGCTGCGCGATGCGCAACAACGGCGCGTGGACTGGAGCGCACCTCACCGCCTGCGGCGCTGGGCGCGCAGCCGCCGCAGCGAGAACACGGTGGCCGCCTATGGTTTCGACGCGATCAACAGGCTGTTCTCCAACGACGAGATGCACCTGACCCTGGCGCGCGGCGCGCTGCTGGGGCTGGCAGGGCGCATGCCGCCGCTGCTGTCGCTGTTCTGGAAGCGCGCCTCGGGCCTGTGA